The region TCCACGGCCTATAAACGACCGACCCAGTGGTTTGGTGATTGACCCCGCCGGGCGCATACACGTGACGGGCGACTCGCACGACTGGGACTACAAGCGCGTGGCGTTGACCGTTACCTACGATGCGGAGGGGAATTTCGTGCGGAGTCGGCAGTATCCAGGCCTCGTCGGACACGGCATCGGGGCGGATGCGGCCGGTGCCGTGTACCTCGCCGTTTACAGAGCCGACACCGTCTACACAATAAAGTATGGCCCAGATGGCACGGAACAGTGGGTACGTTTCTTCCGAAGCGGTTACGCAAATCCTGCCATCACGACCGACCAACAGGGCGAAGTTTACGTGGCCTGCGCTTTCCAGTCCGCCTCTGGTTCCGCACCTTCTTCGTTGCGGCTCTTCAAATACAATGCCGCCGGTGATGTCCTGTGGTCGCAGCCCTATACCCCGCCCCAGGGCAGCATCGTCCCTAAGGTCATCGTCACGACCGACGCCGCCGGCCGGGCCTACGTGGTGGCCGGGCAAATGGTACCCGTAACCTCTACCGACCTGGCGCTGCTGTCGTACGAACCGGATGGCACCTTTCGATGGGCCACTACGTACCAGAATCCTACCGAACTGGAGTTTTCTGACGCAAGTCGCGAAGTAGTCCAGCACGTGCGGGCCGACACCTCCGGGGCGCTGTACCTGATCGGCAGAAGTTTGTATGACCCGAACAGCGGACCTACGTGGGTTGCGCGCTACAGCCAGGGGACACCCGCTCCGGCAGAACCCCAGACCTTCTGGCTGGAAGACGCCTGTGCACAGATTGGTGAACGTTGGTCGCACGTGTGGGGCAGCTCGCTGGCCTCGGCGGGCTCGTTTGTCGTAAAGCGAGGGGGCTACGGCTACCAACCCAGCAACGACCCGGCCGATTACGTACGGTTCAGCCTAAACGTAACTGCAACCGCTCCGTTTTACCTGTATGCGCGTGTCCGAAGCCTGGGCGTAAACAGCAACTCGTTTTGGGTGCGCATAGACGAAGGCGACTGGGTGCTGTGGAATGGCCTTACGGTAGCGGTTACGTGTGGAGTGCACTTCCACAGGCCACCGTTACGCTGGCAGCAGGCGTCCATACCATCGACTTCGGATACCGTGAACCCCACACGCAACTCGACAAAATGTACGTCAGTACTGAGCCGGCCTTGCCCAGCGGCGTTGGGGCCTCTCCTCCTGAGTGTGGTTCCGTGCCGATGCGGGCGTTCGAGACGATCGCAGATGGGGCTGAAGGACCACTCCAGTTCTATCCCAATCCGGCACAGGACCAGCTGACCCTAGCCTCAGCAGTGGCCACGCACGTGCGACTCTACAATGTGCTGGGCGTCGAAGTGCTTTCTCATCTGGTGGAAGGGCACATGCAACTTTCGATAGGACATCTGCCCCCCGGCATCTATCTCCTAAAAGCCGACGGGCAACCTGCCCAGCGCCTCATCAAACGGTAATGCTGGCCTGATTAAAGAAAGTACTTCAGGGAAAGTAACAGTCAACCACAGCACTTGACACCAAAGCAAAAAACGCTCGATTCATATAGCCCATCGGCGTTTTCACAAGACAAATACCTTAAAATAAAGGGTAGTCCTGAAGAAGTAATGATGGGTA is a window of Catalinimonas alkaloidigena DNA encoding:
- a CDS encoding T9SS type A sorting domain-containing protein; the encoded protein is MATHVRLYNVLGVEVLSHLVEGHMQLSIGHLPPGIYLLKADGQPAQRLIKR